A region from the Nocardia terpenica genome encodes:
- a CDS encoding AAA family ATPase, with product MPANTPCLPTPARVSQLDIADELLTLLGETTTESRTDIQLEALTLAVAADLPVLLWGEPGIGKTAALTRLAEALELPLTTVIASVHEPSDFSGLPVVGDDPAAQGVPMAPPDWAVRLVRAGRGLLFLDELSTAPPAVQAALLRLVLERRIGALQLPAGVRIVAAANPRSSAADGWELSPPLANRFVHLQWTHDHDVVVRGLGGTWPHATLPTLDPEKFSEAVAFARRAVCGLLAARPKLVHQLPSSEARRGGAWPSPRSWEMTLRLIAFATAAGACRDVLSLLVRGTVGDGPGFELLTAIDRMDLPDPEALLADPAAADLPERGDLRQAVLDGVVAAVRRRPDRSRWDAAWALLVKAVETGAPDLVVVPATTLATLRQDNWAVPASIEQLAGMVSVSRDADRAAARVAAKVGQ from the coding sequence ATGCCCGCAAACACACCGTGCCTTCCGACCCCGGCCCGCGTCTCCCAACTCGATATCGCCGACGAGCTGCTGACTCTGCTCGGGGAGACAACCACCGAGTCGCGCACGGATATTCAGCTGGAAGCGCTCACGTTGGCTGTGGCTGCTGATCTGCCGGTGCTTCTGTGGGGGGAGCCTGGGATTGGGAAGACTGCGGCGTTGACTCGGCTTGCCGAGGCTCTGGAGCTTCCGTTGACCACTGTGATTGCGAGTGTGCATGAGCCGTCGGACTTTTCGGGACTGCCCGTTGTCGGAGATGATCCTGCGGCCCAGGGGGTTCCGATGGCTCCGCCGGATTGGGCCGTTCGGCTCGTGCGAGCCGGGCGGGGGCTGTTGTTTCTGGATGAGTTGTCGACCGCGCCGCCCGCCGTGCAGGCGGCTCTGCTTCGCCTCGTTCTGGAGCGGCGGATCGGGGCGCTGCAGCTGCCTGCCGGTGTTCGCATTGTTGCCGCCGCCAATCCGCGCTCGTCGGCGGCCGATGGCTGGGAGTTGAGTCCGCCGTTGGCCAACCGATTCGTGCATCTGCAGTGGACGCACGACCATGACGTGGTCGTGCGTGGCCTCGGCGGGACTTGGCCGCATGCGACCTTGCCCACGCTCGATCCCGAAAAGTTTTCGGAGGCAGTGGCTTTCGCTCGGCGGGCGGTGTGCGGACTGCTCGCGGCCCGGCCTAAACTGGTGCATCAGCTGCCCAGTAGCGAGGCACGGCGGGGCGGCGCCTGGCCGTCGCCGCGAAGCTGGGAGATGACGCTGCGACTGATCGCCTTCGCCACGGCGGCCGGTGCCTGCCGGGATGTGCTGTCCCTGCTGGTCCGGGGGACCGTCGGCGATGGTCCGGGCTTCGAACTGCTGACCGCCATCGACCGGATGGACCTTCCCGACCCGGAGGCGTTGCTCGCCGATCCGGCCGCCGCCGACCTGCCCGAACGCGGAGATCTGCGCCAGGCGGTGCTCGACGGCGTGGTGGCGGCGGTTCGTCGGCGACCGGACAGGTCCCGCTGGGACGCGGCCTGGGCGCTGCTGGTGAAGGCCGTGGAAACCGGAGCGCCGGACCTGGTGGTCGTCCCCGCGACCACCCTTGCCACACTGCGCCAAGACAATTGGGCCGTACCGGCATCGATCGAACAACTCGCCGGTATGGTGTCGGTGTCCCGAGACGCGGATCGTGCCGCGGCCCGCGTCGCCGCGAAGGTGGGGCAATGA